A genomic segment from Sphingopyxis sp. DBS4 encodes:
- a CDS encoding tyrosine recombinase XerC — protein MADGLIRDWDAHLAHEKRRSEHTRRAYVATATRFCAFLSQHRGGAVDASMLRSLTPNDLRSYLADRRAEGLGNASAARELSALRTFLRFVGGSNASVPQLRGPRVKKGLPRPVAPAEALQLAQDVEDNAREGWVGARDFALLLLLYGAGLRIGEALSLTGAALPLGDTLRVTGKRNKTRIVPILPAVASAVSRYVEACPWPIGKETPLFLGARGGPLAPGVIRASVRSARRALGLPERTTPHALRHSFATHLLAGGADLRSLQELLGHASLASTQIYTAVDAAHLLDIYRSAHPRA, from the coding sequence TTGGCAGACGGACTGATCCGCGACTGGGACGCCCATCTGGCGCATGAGAAGCGCCGGTCGGAGCATACGCGCCGCGCCTATGTCGCGACCGCGACACGCTTTTGCGCCTTTCTGTCGCAGCATCGCGGCGGTGCGGTCGATGCCTCAATGCTCAGGAGCCTGACGCCGAACGACCTCCGCTCTTATCTGGCCGACCGCCGCGCCGAAGGGCTGGGCAATGCGTCGGCGGCGCGCGAACTCAGTGCGCTCAGGACGTTCCTGCGCTTCGTCGGCGGCTCGAATGCCAGCGTGCCGCAGCTTCGCGGGCCGCGCGTCAAGAAAGGGCTGCCGCGCCCCGTCGCGCCCGCAGAAGCGCTCCAGCTCGCGCAGGATGTCGAAGACAATGCCCGCGAGGGTTGGGTCGGCGCGCGCGACTTTGCGCTGCTGCTGCTGCTGTACGGCGCGGGGCTCCGCATCGGCGAAGCGCTGAGCCTCACCGGCGCGGCGCTGCCGCTCGGCGACACGCTGCGCGTCACGGGCAAGCGGAACAAGACCCGCATCGTCCCGATCCTGCCCGCGGTCGCATCAGCGGTGTCGCGCTATGTCGAGGCCTGTCCGTGGCCGATCGGCAAGGAGACGCCGCTGTTCCTTGGCGCGCGCGGCGGCCCGCTGGCGCCGGGGGTGATCCGCGCGAGCGTGCGTTCGGCGCGGCGCGCGCTGGGCCTGCCCGAACGCACGACGCCGCATGCGCTGCGCCACAGTTTTGCGACGCATCTGCTCGCGGGCGGGGCCGATCTGCGCAGCCTTCAGGAATTGCTCGGCCATGCGAGCCTCGCCTCGACGCAAATCTATACCGCGGTCGACGCGGCGCATCTGCTCGACATTTATCGCAGCGCGCACCCGCGAGCCTGA
- a CDS encoding DedA family protein, whose amino-acid sequence MTTLILDLIQGWGYLGIFVLMVLENVFPPIPSEVIMGLGGIAVAQGRFDLWTLIAVAVAGTTAGNWVWYAIGRWIGYERLRPFIDRHGRWLTLDWAEVERLHGFFLKYGPAIVFVARFMPVARTMVSLPAGMVRMNQAKFLVWTAAGSTIWISALAGAGHWFGSRFANLDAFVGPMALVAIGSLVLIYLWRVFTWKPRG is encoded by the coding sequence ATGACCACCCTCATTCTCGACCTGATCCAGGGCTGGGGCTATCTCGGCATCTTCGTGCTGATGGTCCTCGAGAACGTCTTTCCGCCGATCCCGTCCGAAGTCATCATGGGCCTCGGCGGCATCGCGGTCGCGCAGGGGCGGTTCGACCTCTGGACGCTGATCGCGGTCGCGGTCGCCGGGACGACGGCGGGGAACTGGGTCTGGTATGCGATCGGGCGCTGGATCGGCTATGAGCGGCTGAGACCCTTCATCGACCGGCATGGGCGCTGGCTGACGCTCGACTGGGCGGAGGTCGAGCGATTGCACGGCTTTTTCCTGAAATATGGTCCCGCGATCGTCTTCGTCGCGCGCTTCATGCCGGTGGCGCGGACGATGGTATCGCTTCCCGCGGGCATGGTGCGGATGAATCAAGCGAAATTCCTGGTCTGGACCGCCGCGGGCTCGACGATCTGGATCAGCGCGCTCGCGGGCGCGGGCCACTGGTTCGGCAGCCGCTTCGCCAATCTCGACGCCTTCGTCGGGCCGATGGCGCTGGTCGCGATCGGGTCGCTGGTGCTGATTTATCTGTGGCGGGTGTTCACCTGGAAACCGCGCGGCTGA
- the gshB gene encoding glutathione synthase has product MTLRAAVQMDPMDTVNINGDSSFHLMLKALERGYPLYHYDVRGLTWEAGRLTTKAHRVVEAKREPGSHYKFGEQVTLDLGRDVDVVLMRQDPPFDLGYLTGTWLLERIKDETLVVNDPVSVRNAPEKVFVLDFPEFMPPTMVTRDLDAVKDFQARYGAVVIKPLHGNGGKAVFRIDADGANLGALVELFGQVWPEPFMVQQFLPSVSQGDKRIVLIDGAFAGAINRKPGEGEFRSNLAVGGYAEAAALTPREQEICDVLGPALRERGLLFVGIDVIGGEWLTEINVTSPTGIVAIDRFDNVDTAAMIWDAIERRIG; this is encoded by the coding sequence ATGACCCTGCGCGCAGCCGTGCAAATGGACCCGATGGATACGGTCAACATCAATGGCGACAGCAGCTTCCACCTGATGCTGAAGGCGCTCGAGCGCGGCTATCCGCTCTATCATTACGACGTGCGCGGCCTGACGTGGGAGGCGGGGCGGCTGACCACCAAGGCGCACCGCGTCGTCGAGGCGAAGCGCGAGCCGGGCAGCCACTACAAATTCGGCGAGCAGGTCACGCTCGACCTCGGCCGCGATGTCGACGTCGTGCTGATGCGGCAGGACCCGCCCTTTGACCTCGGCTATCTGACCGGGACGTGGCTGCTTGAACGCATCAAGGACGAGACGCTGGTCGTCAACGATCCGGTGTCGGTGCGCAACGCCCCCGAAAAAGTGTTCGTGCTCGACTTTCCCGAATTCATGCCGCCGACGATGGTGACGCGCGACCTCGACGCGGTGAAGGATTTTCAGGCGCGTTACGGCGCCGTCGTGATCAAGCCGCTCCACGGCAACGGCGGCAAGGCGGTGTTCCGCATCGACGCGGACGGGGCGAACCTCGGCGCGCTCGTCGAGCTGTTCGGGCAGGTCTGGCCCGAGCCTTTCATGGTCCAGCAGTTCCTGCCGAGCGTCAGTCAGGGCGACAAGCGTATCGTGCTGATCGACGGCGCGTTCGCGGGCGCGATCAACCGCAAGCCCGGCGAAGGCGAGTTCCGGTCGAATCTCGCGGTCGGCGGCTATGCCGAAGCGGCGGCGTTGACCCCGCGCGAGCAGGAGATTTGCGACGTCCTCGGTCCCGCCTTGCGCGAACGCGGGCTGCTGTTCGTCGGCATCGACGTGATCGGCGGCGAATGGCTGACCGAAATCAACGTCACCTCGCCGACCGGGATTGTCGCGATCGACCGCTTCGATAATGTCGATACCGCCGCGATGATCTGGGACGCGATCGAACGACGGATCGGTTGA
- a CDS encoding YraN family protein, protein MNRAAAEARGRRAERRAAWWLRLHGWRIVGERLRVSAGEVDLVARRGRTLAFIEVKWRERAGDLDLAIDEWRLRRVAAAAAMLAPRLARPTDDIRIDVMLLAPKRLPRHLVHVWQP, encoded by the coding sequence TTGAACCGCGCCGCCGCCGAAGCGCGCGGACGCAGGGCCGAGCGGCGCGCGGCGTGGTGGCTGCGGCTGCACGGCTGGCGGATCGTCGGCGAGCGGCTGCGCGTGAGCGCGGGCGAAGTCGACCTCGTCGCGCGGCGCGGGCGCACGCTCGCCTTCATCGAAGTGAAATGGCGCGAGCGGGCCGGGGACCTCGATCTGGCGATCGACGAATGGCGGCTGCGGCGCGTCGCCGCGGCGGCGGCGATGCTGGCTCCGCGCCTCGCGCGGCCGACCGACGACATCCGGATCGACGTGATGCTCCTTGCGCCGAAGCGATTGCCTCGCCATCTGGTCCACGTCTGGCAGCCTTAA
- the rsmI gene encoding 16S rRNA (cytidine(1402)-2'-O)-methyltransferase, translating into MPDSTISKSPLPGLYIVATPIGNLGDISARAAAILASADVIAAEDTRVTAKLLSHLGLRVPMTPYHDHSDERARAALVARMENEVVILVSDAGTPLISDPGYKLVRDARAAGRHVTTLPGPCAAIAAITLSGLPSDRFLFAGFLPNKAKARADTIAEFAALRSTLVFYESGPRLAAALGALAEGLGNRDAAVAREISKLYEECVTGTLSELAARYADVPPKGEIVVVVGPPDEAAAEIADDATLDAALRAAMADKPVAQAAKAVAKRYGLDRHNVYARALALKDRA; encoded by the coding sequence ATGCCGGATTCGACCATCTCAAAATCTCCCTTGCCCGGTCTCTATATCGTTGCGACGCCCATCGGCAACCTCGGCGACATAAGCGCGCGCGCGGCAGCGATACTCGCCTCCGCCGACGTAATCGCGGCCGAGGATACGCGCGTGACCGCGAAGCTGCTGTCGCATCTGGGTTTGCGTGTGCCGATGACCCCCTATCATGATCATAGCGACGAACGCGCCCGCGCCGCCTTGGTTGCGCGCATGGAAAACGAAGTCGTCATTCTGGTATCCGACGCGGGAACGCCGCTGATTTCGGACCCCGGCTACAAACTCGTCCGCGATGCGCGGGCGGCTGGCCGGCACGTCACCACCCTGCCCGGCCCCTGCGCCGCGATCGCCGCGATCACTTTGTCGGGACTGCCCAGCGACCGCTTCCTGTTCGCGGGCTTCCTGCCGAACAAGGCGAAAGCGCGCGCCGATACGATCGCGGAGTTCGCCGCGCTGCGCTCGACTTTGGTCTTCTACGAAAGCGGGCCGCGGCTCGCGGCGGCGCTGGGCGCGCTCGCCGAAGGGCTCGGCAACCGCGACGCGGCGGTCGCGCGCGAAATCAGCAAGCTCTACGAGGAATGCGTGACGGGGACGCTGAGCGAGCTTGCCGCACGCTATGCCGATGTACCGCCGAAGGGAGAGATCGTAGTCGTCGTCGGCCCGCCGGACGAAGCGGCCGCCGAAATCGCCGACGACGCCACCCTCGACGCCGCGTTGCGCGCCGCCATGGCCGACAAGCCCGTCGCGCAGGCGGCAAAGGCGGTCGCGAAGCGATATGGCCTCGACCGGCACAATGTCTATGCACGCGCGCTCGCCCTCAAGGACCGGGCTTGA
- a CDS encoding penicillin-binding protein activator, translating into MAETAPQRQENAPLRRQLLRGLGVMAMAGFLAACQVVPKSSGPATPPPPPAGDNVGPGLPTDTDRHRVALLVPESGTNADVGTAIANATTMALLDSRTEKVRITTYDTALGAAAAARQAVADGNKLILGPLLSEDVAAVAPIARAAKVPVLSFSNDSSVAGNGVFIMGFVPGQSVERVVAYARSKGHQRFGALVPKTVYGERSTAAFRAAVAAAGGTLVSIESYDRSATALTGAARRLANAGAIDAVLIADSGGNAIRAVPVVKSGGSKQILGTELWNTDAALGGNAAMRGAWFASVSDGLYGQLAAKYRTRYGKAPYRLASLGYDSVLLTVRIARDWKPGTNFPASRLLAADGFGGIDGIFRFNNRGIAERALEVSEVGAGGFRVIDPAPAKW; encoded by the coding sequence ATGGCAGAAACTGCCCCGCAGCGCCAAGAGAATGCGCCGCTCCGCCGGCAATTGCTGCGCGGGCTCGGCGTCATGGCGATGGCCGGCTTTCTCGCTGCGTGCCAGGTGGTGCCGAAAAGCAGCGGCCCCGCGACTCCGCCGCCGCCGCCCGCCGGCGACAATGTCGGCCCCGGCCTGCCGACCGATACCGACCGTCACCGCGTCGCGCTGCTGGTGCCGGAGAGCGGCACCAACGCCGACGTCGGCACCGCGATCGCCAATGCGACGACGATGGCGCTGCTCGATTCGCGCACCGAAAAGGTCCGCATCACCACCTATGACACCGCGCTCGGCGCCGCTGCGGCGGCGCGACAGGCGGTCGCCGACGGCAACAAGCTGATCCTCGGCCCGCTGCTCAGCGAGGATGTCGCCGCGGTCGCGCCGATCGCGCGCGCGGCGAAGGTGCCGGTGCTCAGCTTCTCGAACGACAGCAGCGTCGCGGGCAACGGCGTCTTCATCATGGGCTTCGTCCCCGGCCAGTCGGTCGAGCGCGTCGTGGCCTACGCGCGGAGCAAGGGACATCAGCGCTTCGGCGCGCTCGTTCCCAAGACCGTCTATGGCGAGCGCTCGACCGCCGCTTTCCGCGCCGCGGTGGCGGCCGCGGGCGGGACGCTGGTGTCGATCGAAAGCTATGACCGCAGCGCGACCGCGCTGACCGGCGCGGCGCGGCGGCTCGCCAATGCGGGCGCGATCGACGCGGTGCTGATCGCCGATTCGGGCGGCAACGCGATCCGCGCCGTGCCGGTGGTGAAGAGCGGCGGCAGCAAGCAGATCCTCGGCACCGAGCTCTGGAACACCGATGCCGCGCTTGGCGGCAATGCCGCGATGCGCGGGGCATGGTTCGCCAGCGTGTCGGACGGCCTCTATGGCCAGCTCGCCGCCAAATATCGCACGCGCTACGGCAAGGCGCCCTACCGGCTCGCCAGCCTCGGCTATGATTCGGTGCTGCTGACGGTGCGTATCGCGCGCGACTGGAAGCCGGGGACGAATTTCCCGGCGTCGCGCCTGCTCGCCGCCGACGGGTTCGGCGGCATCGACGGTATCTTCCGCTTCAACAATCGCGGCATCGCCGAGCGCGCGCTCGAAGTGAGCGAGGTCGGGGCGGGCGGCTTCCGCGTCATCGACCCGGCGCCGGCGAAGTGGTGA
- the infC gene encoding translation initiation factor IF-3, whose product MTRRSMAPMPPKNGPRYNEFIASPKVRVIDEEGENLGVMLTAEAIEQAAEVGLDLVEVSPNADPPVCKFLDVGKFKYEAQKKANLARKSQKTQEIKEIKMRPNIDDHDFDVKMKKVFDFLGEGDKVKMTMRFRGREMSHTQLGLNVLQRVAEMTAEIAKVEAHPRTEGRQMLMVLAPK is encoded by the coding sequence ATGACTCGCCGCTCGATGGCGCCCATGCCGCCCAAAAACGGCCCGCGATACAATGAATTCATCGCTTCGCCCAAGGTCCGCGTGATCGACGAGGAAGGCGAGAATCTGGGCGTGATGCTGACGGCCGAAGCAATCGAGCAGGCGGCCGAGGTCGGGCTCGATCTGGTCGAGGTGTCGCCGAACGCCGATCCGCCGGTGTGCAAGTTCCTGGATGTCGGCAAGTTCAAATACGAAGCCCAGAAAAAGGCAAACCTGGCGCGCAAAAGCCAGAAGACACAGGAAATCAAAGAGATCAAGATGCGTCCGAACATCGACGATCATGATTTCGACGTGAAGATGAAGAAGGTCTTCGATTTTCTGGGTGAGGGCGACAAGGTCAAGATGACCATGCGCTTCCGCGGCCGCGAGATGAGCCACACCCAGCTTGGCCTCAATGTGCTTCAGCGCGTCGCCGAAATGACCGCCGAGATCGCGAAGGTCGAGGCGCATCCGCGCACCGAGGGCCGCCAGATGCTGATGGTGCTCGCGCCGAAGTGA
- a CDS encoding NRDE family protein — protein MCVVALAHRVHPDWPLILIGNRDEFHERPAAPLAEWTDGGGIVAGRDLQAGGTWLGVHRPSGRAVVVTNVRGAIPDPAKDSRGALVVDMLRGEGRFADPTAADLDRFNAFNLFAADGTARLLTNRPQPLIATLADGIHALANEPIDSPCPRAERLRAALAAVVEAGADPEGLLDTLTAEGDPALFLLGDVYGTRASTLVAVSAAGDVHMVERRYVGGGRPAGTTVLDFRIG, from the coding sequence ATGTGCGTCGTCGCCCTTGCCCACCGCGTCCATCCCGACTGGCCGTTGATCCTGATCGGGAACCGCGACGAGTTTCACGAGCGCCCCGCCGCGCCGCTCGCCGAATGGACCGACGGCGGCGGCATCGTCGCGGGGCGCGATCTTCAGGCGGGCGGGACGTGGCTCGGCGTGCATCGGCCGAGCGGGCGCGCCGTGGTGGTCACCAACGTACGTGGCGCGATACCCGATCCGGCGAAGGATTCGCGCGGCGCGCTCGTCGTTGACATGCTGCGCGGCGAAGGGCGCTTCGCCGACCCGACCGCCGCCGATCTCGATCGGTTCAATGCCTTCAACCTGTTCGCCGCGGACGGAACCGCCCGGCTGCTTACCAATCGGCCGCAGCCCCTGATCGCGACGCTGGCGGACGGCATTCATGCTCTCGCCAACGAACCCATCGATAGCCCTTGCCCCCGCGCCGAACGGCTACGCGCGGCGCTGGCCGCGGTGGTCGAAGCCGGCGCCGACCCCGAAGGCCTGCTCGACACGCTGACCGCCGAGGGCGACCCGGCGCTGTTTCTGCTCGGCGACGTCTATGGCACGCGCGCATCGACGCTGGTCGCTGTGTCGGCCGCGGGCGATGTCCATATGGTTGAGCGCCGCTATGTCGGCGGCGGTCGCCCTGCGGGGACGACGGTGCTGGATTTCAGGATCGGATGA